The proteins below come from a single Pseudomonas chlororaphis genomic window:
- a CDS encoding flagellin, with protein MALTVNTNTTSLNVQKNLNRASDALSTSMTRLSSGLKINSAKDDAAGLQIATRMTSQIRGQTMAIKNANDGISMAQTAEGAMQEQTNILQRMRELAIQSRNDSNSADDRIALNKEFSQMSDELTRIANSTNLNGKNLLDGTASTMTFQVGSNTGSDNQISLTLSASFDAAALGVDSAITIVGSDSATAETNFSAAMDAITSAIDTINSARADLGAAQNRFASTISNLQNINENASAALGRVQDTDFAAETAQLTKQQTLQQASTSVLAQANQLPSAVLKLLQ; from the coding sequence ATGGCTTTAACAGTAAACACCAACACTACTTCGCTGAACGTTCAGAAGAACTTGAACCGTGCTTCCGACGCTCTCTCCACTTCGATGACTCGTCTGTCTTCCGGCCTGAAAATCAACAGCGCCAAAGACGACGCCGCCGGCCTGCAGATCGCTACCCGTATGACCTCGCAAATCCGCGGTCAGACCATGGCAATCAAAAACGCCAACGACGGTATCTCCATGGCGCAGACCGCTGAAGGCGCGATGCAAGAGCAAACCAACATTCTGCAGCGTATGCGTGAACTGGCCATCCAGTCCCGTAACGATAGCAACAGCGCAGATGACCGTATCGCTCTGAACAAAGAGTTCTCGCAGATGAGCGACGAACTGACCCGTATCGCCAACAGCACCAACCTGAACGGCAAGAACCTGCTCGACGGTACTGCTAGCACCATGACCTTCCAGGTTGGTTCGAACACCGGTTCCGACAACCAGATCTCCCTGACCCTGAGCGCCAGCTTCGACGCCGCGGCCCTGGGTGTTGACTCGGCAATCACCATCGTTGGTTCCGACAGCGCTACTGCTGAAACCAACTTCTCGGCCGCAATGGACGCAATCACCAGCGCGATCGACACCATCAACAGTGCTCGTGCCGACCTCGGTGCTGCTCAGAACCGTTTCGCCAGCACCATCTCCAACCTGCAGAACATCAACGAAAACGCCAGTGCTGCACTGGGTCGCGTACAAGATACCGACTTCGCTGCTGAAACTGCACAACTGACCAAGCAGCAGACTCTGCAGCAAGCGTCGACTTCGGTTCTGGCCCAGGCCAACCAACTGCCATCCGCTGTACTGAAGCTGCTTCAGTAA
- a CDS encoding flagellar protein FlaG yields MDMSVKLNLSYPAAKPTPTVADKPVEKPQADVVSVAPVKETPKDAAAEQDKLKKAVQEIEKFVQSVKRNLEFSIDEPSGKVVVKVIASGSGEVIRQIPNEEVLKLANSLNDANSLLFSAEA; encoded by the coding sequence ATGGATATGAGCGTGAAGCTGAACTTGTCTTATCCAGCGGCGAAGCCGACGCCTACAGTGGCCGACAAGCCAGTGGAGAAGCCTCAAGCCGATGTTGTTTCCGTGGCACCGGTCAAGGAAACTCCCAAGGACGCTGCTGCCGAGCAAGACAAACTCAAGAAGGCCGTTCAGGAAATCGAGAAGTTCGTCCAGTCGGTCAAGCGTAATCTGGAGTTCTCTATTGATGAGCCTTCAGGCAAAGTAGTGGTCAAAGTCATCGCCAGCGGTTCCGGTGAAGTGATTCGCCAGATCCCGAACGAAGAAGTTCTGAAACTGGCGAACAGTTTGAATGATGCAAACAGCTTGTTGTTCAGCGCTGAAGCCTGA